Proteins encoded in a region of the Saccharomyces eubayanus strain FM1318 chromosome V, whole genome shotgun sequence genome:
- the SEC3 gene encoding GTP-Rho binding exocyst subunit SEC3 — protein sequence MRTGKSPFKRKSHSREASHDENSSFFHKRTISGSSAHHSRNVSQGGVPSSAPPISGGNYSHKRNVSRASNSSQNSNFLAEQYERDRKAIISFCFSRPDHKTGEPPSNYITHVRIIEDSKFPSSKPPPDSRLENKKKRILILSAKPNNSKLIQIHKARENSDGSFQIGRTWKLNELLRVERDLDIPEGFLLTMGKQYYWETNSAKERTVFIKSLITLYIQTFEGHVPELINWDLSLFYLDEKSYQRAVITNRPGSISPIKSPTSNFAANTAQSMGSIPSSSSFDRARRSETENDVSANTPTGVAYHTEIKSLSKAPYSSNSTLNEVNRRYELEQQQQQQEAEQRRLEEQRKLQLQKENEMQRLEEEKRIRQEEQKRQMELESKRQQELELQRQSEEEQRLKKERELLELQKRQREQDILERQKKEEQERLAREEEEEKIKKTQLDNEGYAQEINGKVDNLLEDLNAVLGEETGTATVTQSNTYIPERSLARTQDQLKKPLNVAKVETLDGSHLNESIDLDDEIIGLNTSNISEEYQDEKNDLSFEKGDEVRYSQNFEDGTPHVYHEVSIIQEEAPPAVQKITHTEEHEESEALAPSKEGVEKIDNIDDEVLLEILTDINWTVEDDADSMIERIDMRLAETEYSFNQNLLSLQKIGPNLLPYEDKVSEECHRIIPTFSLFLMEMSNFSSDIEYVESQDNGLQVESANKKLLWNTLDELLKTVSLDEVSLNQLLECPIREKNLPWMENQLNLLLKAFQAIGSDENEVEYNLREISGLKQRLQFYEKVTKIFLDRIVDEMQSKFSNIHXQDISHDQMIRILTTLLIFSPLILFCKEISQKSYQVIIENWNISIQPMYMKLWTRKISQLEKVDASDDKENKLGLSQLLQEWNTFRKERKINDVSPVFSTKFSHLTECVETMRQECIVYQNFVEIFFHISSKHNFEEFVKQFNNPDAPPLLLNTMKEMQSDREAAVIETQLVSRIFQPIVTRLSSFFVETVKDEPTLAPALTLYLENEIKSLESSNHEFLLSAVTRVYTQIKQVWLDNVEEQVLYFERISNATTNGEILPAIVDLPVDLKNSEDLFKYTKNSMDIKDTDKSYESIELINSSFKKLSMAATQSMAHKRGVSSIDPSLSDSAALNNDYMQTVSFLVNSNWLTEMLSMLNFNKDGIFDTSLQNAKKVFDAEKESYASFLLRDTMPKLTAFVYGVSNIIENTNNVNVTNPSRWAAYSKQNLENILLAYSSQEIETLVKRLHTHMANDFGYHQDDAINNVLCDKLWSCIQGQTVSLYLKLYTVIDKHYKGTNIRFTKNDIISAFEEYKSAWNL from the coding sequence ATGAGAACTGGGAAGTCCCCTTTTAAGAGAAAATCCCACAGTCGTGAGGCATCACACGATGAAAATTCATCGTTTTTCCACAAGAGAACAATATCCGGTAGTAGTGCACACCATTCCAGAAATGTCAGTCAAGGTGGAGTGCCCTCCTCTGCACCACCAATTTCTGGTGGCAACTATTCACACAAGAGAAATGTGTCAAGAGCTTCCAATTCCTctcaaaattcaaattttctagCCGAGCAGTATGAAAGGGATAGGAAAGCCATCATTAGTTTCTGCTTTTCCAGACCTGACCACAAGACCGGCGAGCCACCAAGCAATTATATCACACATGTACGAATTATCGAAGATTCAAAATTCCCAAGTTCAAAGCCTCCTCCAGATTCAAGattagaaaacaaaaagaaaaggattcTCATTTTGAGTGCAAAACCCAATAACAGCAAGCTTATTCAAATTCACAAGGCACGAGAAAATTCAGATGGCTCTTTCCAAATTGGTAGAACTTGGAAATTGAACGAACTACTTAGAGTGGAAAGAGACCTAGATATACCAGAAGGTTTCCTTCTCACCATGGGTAAACAGTATTATTGGGAAACGAATTCTGCGAAAGAAAGGAccgttttcatcaaatcttTGATTACTTTATATATTCAAACTTTTGAAGGTCATGTCCCTGAATTGATCAATTGGGATTTGtctcttttttatcttgatgaaaagagTTACCAGAGAGCTGTCATTACCAATCGTCCCGGTTCCATATCTCCAATTAAATCACCAACCAGCAATTTTGCAGCTAACACCGCACAATCAATGGGCTCTAtcccttcttcttcatcttttgaTAGGGCCAGAAGATCTGAGACAGAGAACGATGTTTCAGCAAATACGCCCACAGGTGTCGCATATCATACTGAAATAAAGTCTTTAAGTAAGGCCCCTTactcttcaaattctaCTCTTAATGAGGTAAATAGAAGATACGAGCtcgaacaacaacagcaacagcaagaGGCTGAACAGAGACGAttagaagaacaaagaaaattacaattacagaaagaaaatgaaatgcaAAGACtggaagaggaaaaaagaataaggCAGGAAGaacagaaaagacaaaTGGAACTGGAGAGTAAAAGACAACAAGAATTAGAGCTTCAACGGCAAtccgaagaagaacaacgtttgaaaaaggaaagagaGTTATTGGAGttacaaaaaagacaaagggAACAAGACATTTTAGagagacaaaaaaaagaagaacaggaGAGGCTTGCTAGggaggaggaagaagaaaaaattaagaaaaCCCAATTAGACAACGAAGGCTATGCTCAAGAAATCAATGGCAAAGTTGATAATCTTCTAGAGGACTTGAATGCAGTTTTAGGGGAAGAGACAGGGACCGCTACGGTTACGCAAAGCAATACTTACATACCTGAAAGGAGTTTAGCCAGAACTCAAGatcaattaaaaaaaccCCTAAATGTTGCCAAGGTGGAGACACTTGATGGAAGCCATTTAAACGAATCAATTGACTTAGACGATGAGATCATCGGTTTGAATACTTCCAACATATCCGAGGAGTATCAGGATGAGAAAAACGATCTTTCATTTGAGAAGGGCGATGAAGTTAGGTACAGTCAAAACTTTGAAGATGGCACTCCTCACGTGTATCACGAAGTATCTAtaattcaagaagaagcacCACCAGCAGTACAAAAAATAACTCATACAGAAGAGCATGAAGAATCGGAGGCCTTAGCTCCCTCCAAAGAGGGggttgaaaaaatagataataTTGACGATGAAGTCCTGCTAGAGATACTTACAGATATAAATTGGACAGTTGAAGATGATGCGGATAGTATGATCGAAAGGATTGACATGAGGTTAGCTGAGACAGAATATTCATTCAACCAGAATCTATTATCCCTGCAAAAAATCGGTCCCAATCTACTTCCTTATGAGGACAAGGTCAGTGAAGAATGTCACCGAATAATTCCAACATTTTCCCTGTTTTTAATGGAAATGAGTAATTTCTCTAGTGATATTGAATACGTGGAGAGCCAAGATAACGGATTACAAGTTGAAAGTGCCAACAAGAAACTTTTGTGGAATACCCTGGATGAACTCTTGAAAACCGTTTCACTTGATGAAGTCTCTTTGAATCAATTATTAGAATGCCCAATAAGGGAGAAGAACTTGCCATGGATGGAAAATCAATTGAATTTGTTATTAAAAGCGTTTCAGGCTATCGGTAGTGATGAGAACGAAGTAGAATATAATCTAAGGGAGATTTCCGGTTTAAAACAGAGACTCCAGTTCTATGAAAAAGTCACCAAAATATTCCTTGATAGAATTGTGGATGAAATGCAAAGCAAGTTTTCCAATATACATKGTCAAGATATCTCACACGATCAAATGATTAGAATTCTAACGACTTTACTAATATTTTCTCCActaattcttttttgtaaagaGATCTCGCAAAAATCATACCAGGTCATTATAGAAAACTGGAACATAAGTATCCAACCAATGTATATGAAGCTATGGACCAGAAAAATATCACAGTTGGAAAAAGTTGATGCTAGCGATGATAAAGAGAATAAGTTAGGTTTAAGTCAGCTATTACAGGAATGGAACACGTttaggaaagaaagaaaaattaacgACGTCAGCCCAGTTTTCAGCACCAAATTCTCTCATTTAACTGAATGCGTAGAGACTATGAGACAAGAGTGTATTGTTTATCAAAATTTCGTAGAAATATTCTTTCATATCTCTTCGAAACAtaactttgaagaatttgtcAAGCAGTTTAATAACCCAGACGCTCCTCCATTACTATTGAATACCATGAAGGAAATGCAGTCAGATAGAGAAGCAGCTGTTATCGAAACTCAGTTGGTCTCAAGGATATTTCAACCGATCGTCACTAGGCTATCGTCGTTTTTTGTGGAAACAGTTAAAGATGAACCTACACTAGCCCCCGCCTTAACTCTTTacttggaaaatgaaatcaagaGTCTAGAATCATCGAATCATGAATTCTTACTATCTGCAGTGACAAGGGTGTATACCCAAATAAAACAAGTATGGTTAGACAATGTAGAAGAACAGGttctatattttgaaagaatttcGAATGCGACGACCAATGGAGAAATTCTTCCAGCTATAGTCGATTTACCGgtggatttgaaaaattcagaGGACTTATTTAAATACACCAAGAATTCCATGGATATTAAGGATACTGATAAAAGTTACGAGTCCATAGAGTTGATCAACTCaagcttcaaaaaattgagcaTGGCTGCTACGCAATCAATGGCTCATAAAAGAGGTGTTTCAAGTATTGACCCCAGCCTGTCAGATTCTGCTGCGTTAAATAACGACTATATGCAAACTGTTTCCTTCCTAGTGAACAGTAACTGGTTAACAGAAATGCTCTCTATGCTAAACTTCAATAAAGATGGTATTTTTGACACATCATTGCAGAACGCAAAGAAAGTGTTTGATGCCGAAAAAGAATCCTATGCTTCTTTCCTGCTCCGCGATACTATGCCCAAGCTAACAGCTTTTGTTTATGGAGTGAGTAACATCATTGAAAACACAAATAATGTGAACGTAACCAACCCATCAAGATGGGCTGCATACAGCAAGCAGAACCTAGAGAACATTCTTTTAGCATACTCGTCCCAAGAAATTGAGACGTTGGTGAAAAGGTTGCATACACACATGGCAAACGATTTCGGCTACCATCAAGACGATGCCATAAATAACGTGTTGTGTGACAAGTTGTGGTCGTGCATCCAAGGTCAAACCGTTTCATTATATCTGAAATTATACACTGTCATTGATAAACACTACAAGGGAACAAATATCCGTTTCACAAAGAACGATATCATCAGTGCGTTCGAAGAATACAAGAGTGCTTGGAACTTATGA
- the NTF2 gene encoding Ran GTPase-binding protein NTF2 has protein sequence MSVDFNTLAQNFTQFYYNQFDTDRSQLGNLYRNESMLTFETSQLQGAKDIVEKLVSLPFQKVQHRITTLDAQPASPNGDVLVMITGDLLIDDEQNAQRFSQVFHLIPDGNSYYVFNDIFRLNYSA, from the coding sequence ATGTCCGTCGACTTCAACACTTTGGCTCAAAACTTTACTCAATTTTACTATAACCAATTTGATACCGATAGAAGTCAATTGGGTAACTTATACAGAAATGAATCTATGTTGACTTTCGAAACAAGTCAATTACAAGGTGCCAAAGAcattgttgaaaaattggtttCTCTGCCATTCCAAAAAGTTCAACATCGCATCACCACTTTAGATGCTCAACCGGCCTCTCCCAACGGTGATGTCTTGGTTATGATCACTGGTGATCTACTGATCGACGATGAACAAAACGCACAACGTTTTTCTCAAGTTTTCCATTTGATTCCTGACGGAAACTCTTACTATGTGTTCAATGATATCTTCCGTTTGAACTACTCCGCTTAA